In Corynebacterium endometrii, one DNA window encodes the following:
- the nagE gene encoding N-acetylglucosamine-specific PTS transporter subunit IIBC produces the protein MKDKIMTALQRFGKALMGAVAVMPVAAILMGIGYWLDPVGWGAENWFAGVLISSGGAILDNLGWIFAIALAFGLAKDSNGAAALSAFIGYATVTLLISPTAVASYKGIEDPTALEGDAAVKWASQGWDAINDKNVLIGIAVGLLASWCYNKFHKTQLPDFLAFFSGRRLVPIVATFLSIAMAGVLYLLWPLVYSVLFNFGEWIQGLGAIGAGLYGFVNRLLIPTGLHHALNSIFWFDVIGIDDIAKFLGGGATIAAAAQATDAATCPGLWENGVCEVVGVVGRYQAGFFPVMMFGLPAAALAMYLRADTKQRKATGSLMLAAALASFFTGVTEPLEFSFMFLAPVLYVVHAALTGISVAIAAAMQWTAGFGFSAGLVDMVLSSQNPIANKWYMLLVQGIVWAIIYFVVFYFLIGWLNLKTPGRGEDTEKEDAGATFSGDKNLEGSAAQIIKGLGGADNIADLDYCATRLRVTVKDNVKVDESEIKRAGVAGIIRPSQTAVQVVIGPKVQFVHDEVARQTGALT, from the coding sequence ATGAAAGACAAAATAATGACCGCCCTGCAGCGCTTCGGTAAAGCGCTGATGGGTGCCGTTGCAGTGATGCCTGTCGCTGCAATCCTCATGGGCATTGGCTACTGGCTCGACCCGGTTGGCTGGGGCGCCGAGAACTGGTTCGCCGGTGTCCTTATCAGCTCCGGCGGCGCCATCCTGGACAACCTGGGCTGGATCTTCGCCATCGCCCTAGCGTTCGGCCTGGCCAAGGACTCCAACGGCGCGGCCGCGCTCTCCGCGTTCATTGGCTACGCCACCGTGACCCTGCTGATCTCCCCAACCGCCGTCGCCAGCTACAAGGGCATCGAGGACCCCACCGCCCTCGAGGGTGACGCCGCCGTTAAATGGGCCTCCCAGGGCTGGGACGCCATCAATGACAAGAACGTGCTGATTGGTATCGCCGTGGGCCTGCTGGCCTCCTGGTGCTACAACAAATTCCACAAGACCCAGCTGCCTGACTTCCTGGCCTTCTTCTCCGGCCGCCGCCTGGTGCCAATCGTGGCCACCTTCCTGTCCATCGCGATGGCCGGCGTCCTGTACCTGCTGTGGCCGCTGGTCTACAGCGTTTTGTTCAACTTCGGCGAATGGATTCAGGGCTTGGGTGCCATTGGCGCCGGCCTCTACGGCTTCGTCAACCGCCTGCTAATCCCAACCGGCCTGCACCACGCGCTGAACTCCATCTTCTGGTTTGACGTCATTGGCATCGATGACATTGCTAAGTTCCTGGGCGGCGGCGCAACGATTGCCGCCGCGGCACAGGCTACGGACGCCGCGACCTGCCCGGGCCTCTGGGAAAACGGCGTGTGTGAGGTAGTGGGCGTAGTGGGCCGCTACCAGGCCGGCTTCTTCCCAGTCATGATGTTCGGCCTGCCGGCCGCGGCCCTGGCCATGTACCTGCGCGCTGACACCAAGCAGCGCAAGGCAACCGGCTCCCTGATGCTGGCCGCCGCCCTGGCCTCCTTCTTCACGGGCGTGACCGAGCCACTCGAGTTCTCCTTCATGTTCCTGGCCCCTGTCCTCTACGTTGTCCACGCCGCTTTGACCGGTATTTCCGTGGCGATTGCCGCCGCAATGCAGTGGACCGCGGGCTTTGGTTTTTCCGCCGGCCTGGTGGATATGGTCCTGTCCTCCCAGAACCCGATTGCCAACAAGTGGTACATGCTGCTGGTCCAGGGCATTGTCTGGGCGATTATCTACTTCGTTGTCTTCTACTTCCTCATCGGCTGGCTCAACCTTAAGACCCCTGGCCGTGGCGAGGACACCGAGAAGGAAGACGCCGGCGCCACCTTCTCCGGCGATAAGAACCTTGAAGGCTCCGCCGCCCAGATCATCAAGGGGCTTGGCGGCGCGGACAATATTGCCGATCTTGACTACTGCGCAACCCGCCTGCGCGTGACCGTGAAGGACAACGTGAAGGTGGACGAATCCGAGATTAAGAGGGCCGGCGTGGCCGGAATCATCCGCCCATCCCAAACCGCCGTACAGGTGGTCATTGGCCC